CCGGGATAAAGGCTTTTTCCATTTGCAGCCCCCCTGCGCCCGGCCGCGCCAGCAGCCCGTCTTGCGGTGAAACGACGATGGCAGAGGAGGAGCGGTTGCTCTGCCAGGGCAGTAATGGCTTCTTCGGTGTTCCATTCCACAACTTCCCCGTCATCGGACACGCCAATAGCACCGCCGCCGGGTAAAGGTACGACGGCAACGAGCGCCGCAGATGCGTCGTCTTTGCTGGAAGAATCGGGAGCAGGAAAATCAGACATCACCTGCAGTATAGCGGAGCGACCGGAAGGGTTGAGTTTTATCCTGCTAGAGCAGGATAGGCTCTGGTGAGCGCGTTGGCGCCCGACTTGAACTTAGCTTCCAGCTGTCCGACGCGATCAGAGAGCACCTGGTCTCGGGTGGCGTCCGGAAGGTCATCAAGAAGGTGAGATGCACCACCCGATAGACCTGTCAGGCCAATTGCATTTGCTTCGATGGCAAGGCTCTCCGCGATGGCACGAAGGGTGCGATGATCGCTTCGCCTCACCGCGTCACTGAGAGCTTTTTGCAAATCGGCTATCGCATGGATGGCCTCGCCGAGATGATCAGCGATGCGAGCTGTGCCAAGATCCTGCTCTAGTTCATAGATCCGGTCGAAATCGAGGACCTGACCAGTATTGGGGGCGGTTTGGTCTTGGTTCACGGTTTGCCCAGGGCGTTGTTTGGGGCGTTGACTGATATCAGGCCCCAAAACAAACCAGGCTGTAAAACCGCCGCCAATCATGCTGTCTGCACCGGCTCGCCCGCCCATCAGGCGCACCAACCGGTCGCATATCGTCAGATTGACATCGCGGCGTTTCAATGGGGCATGTTCCCCTTCATTGTCGAGCGAAGAGAAGAGACGCGCGGCCTCCTCAGATGGCATGCCAGCACCTGTATCTGTGACGGAGAATCTGACGCCAACTTCTTCGTCTATGTCGACGGGGGAAAGACGCACCATCACGCCACCTACCTCGGTCGTGCGAAGTGCCCGGACGATCAGATTGACAAGAGCTTGTTTCACCCGGTCCGGGTCATTGTGAATGGTCTTAGGTGTGCCCGGCAGCTCATCGACCTCAATCGACAGTTTCCTGGAAGACGCATCGTGGCGTGTCACGTGGATGGCTGCCTGAGCGATTTCCATTGGCGAAAGGTCAGTCGGACGCAATTTGATCGAAAGAGCTTCCATCTCTGTGAGGTCGGACAGATCATCCACAAGCCGGTTTAGGAGACGGCTGGATTCTTCCACGCCACGCGAATAGCTGCGTTGCTTCTCGTCCAGCTCGGTTGCTTCGAGCATGTGCGCGAGACCGGAGAGGCTCGCAAGCGGTGACCGGATCTCGTGGGTGACCATCGAAAGGAAGTCCTGCCTCGACCGTGCTGCTTTGCGGGCGACCGCATAGGCGGTTTCGGCGTCTTTCGCTTTCTTTTCCGCCTCAGCTTTGGCATCTGCCAATCCGCTGACCAACTCTTCATTCTTCAATTGAAGGGCGATGGCGGAGACACTGGTGAGATGTAGTGTCTTGGTGGCTGAATAGAGGGCAATCCACATCAAAGAACTGAGAGCTGCCATAAACTGGCCCTCCCAGCCGGCACCAATAAGAAGCGTGACCATTCCTGGAAGCGCGGCAGCTGTTGTGTAACCGAGCATAGCGCTTGGATACACGTGGCGCGAAATCACCGTATTGAGACAAAGCCCGGCAACGACCACGCCAAATATGGCCTGGGAAGCAAACGGGGCATCAGGCAGCCACAGAACACCAGCGACACCCCAAGCGCCGCCCGAAAGGAGACAGATGCGGGTGTATCGATCACCCCATGTCTTGGGAGAAATCTCATGGGTCTCGTCTGAATGATACCGTGATCGCAGCAGGTTGAAGGCCGATTGAGACGCGACCAATAGGCCGAACGGGATCATGAACTCAGCAACCGATGATGTACCAAAGAATGGCAACCAGACCGCCATCAGGGCAATAAAGATAAGGATACTGCCAGATTTGCCGAGATCGAATAGTCGCCGCACCTGCTCGGCCTCGATCCGCGGATCTACCGCAGGCGACTGGACAGCGGCAGGCTCAGCAGATGCGCCATCATCTGCTGAGTTGCTGATCTTGGATGGTTCGGCGGACAAACTCACACCGCCACTCCTTCTTTTGCCGGTCGCCCGGAAACAACCCCATGAGTCCCAAAGGGGTTGCGTTGACTGACACCAGCCGAAAGCCTAGTTTCCGGGGCTTTAAAAACCTTTAAGCAGTAATTGAGGCAATTATGTCCAGTGATCCGTCGACGGCATCTGTGCCTGCCAATTTGGCAGAGCTCCAAGATCTCGGTCAGTCCGCCAAGGCGTGGCCGTTTGAAGAGGCTCGGAAACTGGTCAAACGCTTGGAAAAGCAAGGGTCTGACAAGGGCGAGGTCCTGTTTGAGACGGGCTATGGCCCCAGTGGACTGCCCCATATTGGGACATTCGGCGAGGTCGCCCGCACAACCATGGTGCGGCATGCCTTCCAGATTCTGATGCCAGATGTGCCGACAAAGCTCCTTTGTTTCTCAGACGATATGGATGGCCTGCGCAAGGTTCCCGACAATGTGCCGAACAAAGAGATGCTAACTGAGCATTTGAACCGGCCGCTCACCAAGGTTCCGGACCCATTCGGCACCCATGACAGTTTCGGGGCGCACAATAATGCGCGCCTGAAGGCCTTCCTCGACAGTTATGGCTTCGAGTACGAATTTGCGTCGTCGACCGAATATTATGCCTCAGGGCGTTTTGATGAGACGCTGTTGAAGGTGCTGGAGAAGTTCGACGATATTCTCGACATCATGCTGCCGACGCTTCGGCAGGAGCGGCGGGGCACCTATTCGCCGATCTTGCCCATATCGCCAGTGACAGGTGAGGTGCTCTATGTGCCTCTCCTTGAAAGAGATGCCTCAAAAGGAACCGTCGTTTTTGAAGATCCCGCCAACGGTGAGAAGACGGAAGTGCCGATCACCGGTGGTCACTGCAAACTGCAGTGGAAAGCGGACTGGGCCATGCGCTGGGCAGCGCTGAAGGTTGACTACGAAATGGCTGGCAAGGACTTGATCGACAGCGTGAAGCTGTCGAACAAAATCACGCGGGTTCTTGGCGAACAGCCGCCAGAGGGCTTCAACTACGAGCTCTTTCTCGACGAGAATGGCGAGAAGATCTCAAAGTCTCGTGGCAATGGCCTGACCATTGATGAATGGCTGCGCTATGCAAGCCCTGAAAGCCTGTCGCTCTTCATGTATCAGGCGCCCCGGAAGGCAAAGCGGCTTTACTTTGATGTGATTCCTAAGAACGTGGATGAATATCTGTCCCACCTGTCCGGCTTTCCGGGGCAGGAGCCCAAGGCGCAGATAGGCAATCCTGTTTGGCATATTCATGAGGGCACGCCGCCAGTCTCAGATGTCCCGATCAGCTACTCGCTGCTTCTCAATTTGGTGAGCGCCAGTCATTCGGAAGACCCGGCAGTGCTGTGGGGTTTCATTCAGAACTATGCGCCAGAAGCGACGCCGGAAAATCATCCAAAGCTGAATGATCTGGTGGGTTACGCGATTAATTATTTCCATGACTTCGTAAAACCCAACAAATCCTATCGCCTCATGACCGATGCTGAGCGCCCGGCGTTTGAAGCACTTGTCGCCAAGCTTGAGGTAGCAGATGCTCATGCCACCGGTGAAGAATTGCAGTCTGAGGTCTATGAGGTAGGCAAAACCCATGACTTCGAAAACCTGCGAGATTGGTTCAAGGCCCTCTATGAGGTTCTACTGGGTGAAAGCCAGGGCCCTCGCTTCGGCTCCTTCATTGCACTTTATGGCGTGAAAGAAACCTCAGCACTTATTCAGCGCGCATTGGCGGGCGAAGACCTGTCAGAGGGCTGAATTCCGCTGACATTTTCTTGAAGCACAAGCCATTGTGGTGGTGGCGCGAAAGCCCCATGATCCCGCCCATGTTCGGGTGCTTGAAACATCTTGTAATGGCGGGGAGCTTGGTCCTGGCTCTCTCTGCTTGTGTAGGCTCGCCTGACAGCAATGATCGCTTTGCTCAATGCAGTTCTCTGATTGACCGGGTCGATCAGCGCATCGCTGATAAGCAGGTGGGAGACGCTGAAGCTGCGCCCGTTGATGGGTTTCCCTTTCTGCGGGTCAATCGTTTCCTGGCGAGCTTCAGAGATGACGTGGAAGAGTCCGCCGCGTTCGAAGAATGGGTTCGCAGATTGCGCGCTTTGGATCGGGAAGGGCGAGCGGTTGAACTGCGGAACCTTGGCGCCGCTGACATCATCCCGACACTTGATGAGTGCGCCGAGTTGCTTCTTGCGCGCGGTTTCAAGGATGCCGACTTTAAGTCGCGCCTACTGACAGCAGTTCGCCCACCCCATCACTATAATGACTGGGTCCGGGCTGCAGGTCTTTATCCGCTCACCCATGTCGGTGTGGCGCTGGGGTTTGATCGCTGGAAGGCTGACAATCTGCCAGCGTTTGATATAGACCCCTTAGGTTGGAATGGGTCCGAAACCCGCTACACGTTGCCGGTGAGTTCTGATTTGCGGCTCCATGACGTGGCGGCATTCATAGACCTGTCAGCACAAAACAGCTTCAGCATTCCAGATATCTCGGGCTCTGTTTTGATGCGACTGGTGGAGGCCTATGCCCCTGTCTTCGCCGTGCAGGAAACCACCGACGCAGACGAAATTGGACGACCTTACTTGAGTGGCGAGGGTGCCGCCCCACACACAGACCCCAAGGACCCTGTGGTCTATGTCAGGCTTTCCCACACCCGCATGGATGGCGAGGTGCTGCCGCAACTGGTCTACACCGTCTGGTTTCCTGAGCGGCCCACAGAAGGAGCTTTCGATATTCTTGGTGGCGCACTGGACGGACTTGTCTGGCGTGTGACGCTCGATCGCCAGGGCCGACCTCTAATCTATGACAGTTTTCACAGTTGTGGCTGCTATCACCTGTTTTTCCCCACCGCGCTCATTAAACGAGTACCTGTCGCAGAAGATGACGATCTCCGTGAAGAGCCGTTGACCCCAATGCCAGCGCCGCAGTTGCGGCCGGGCGAACGCACCGTGTTGCATATCGCATCGGGAAGTCACTATCTGCGAGGCCTCTCGACAACGGCCACTTGGGCAGATGCCACCACACTGCGCGTTATAGATGAGCATGCTGCGCCGGCATTTGGGCTTCGCTCGCTCGCAACAGGCGGACAGAAACGGAGATCCCTTTTTTCACCCGATGGCATCGTAGCAGGGACGGAGAGAACGGAACGCTTCATCCTCTGGCCTATGGGCATCTCAAGCCCCGGTGCCATGCGTCAATGGGGGACCCACGCCACGGCCTTTGTCGGGACACGGCATGCAGATGACCCTTACCTCTTTGATGAGGCGTTCAAACGATGACGCTGCCTGGCAGAGTTCTCATAGGCATTGCCCTGTTGCTGATGACCCCCACAGCTGGATCAGCCTTGTCAGATCTGGCAACCGCGCGAGAAGTCTTTGCATCAGGTGATTTTCTACGCGCTGCAGATGAAGCGCGGTCTGCTGAAACAGCGGAAGGCTTGGCGCTGGCAGCACGTGCTGGCCTCGTGCATGCGGATCTTGTTGCGGCCCCTCAAGACCGTCTGAAATTCATTGAGCAGGCAGAAGAGGATGCCCGCGCTGCCATCGCAGCAGAACCAGATTTTGCGGAGGGCCATTTGCAATTGGCTGTAGCGCTGGGCTTCAAGGCTCGTCAGGAAGGCCGTCTGACGGCGCACGCAGAAGGTTATGCGGATGAAGCCCGCGCCCACCTTGAATATGTCGCCGTTCGGGAACCGGACAATCCATGGATGCTTGCGCTACTCGGTGGTTGGCATCTTGAGATTTCTGAGGTGGGCGGTTTTCTGGGACGCACAATTTATGGGGCTGAGGTGGAAGTGGGGATAAACGCCTATGATCAGGCACTGACCTTGAGGCCAGACGATCTGGTCATTGTCTACCAATGCGCTCTGCAGCTGGCAGCACTAGGCGACGAGCCATTTAAGAGAAGAGCGGCGACGCTGCTGAAAGAAACCAAATTGCCCGAAAATCCCGATGCACTCGAGACACTGACATTTGAACGGATGCATGTACTCAAAGATGCCCTGGCGACGGGCAATAACGCGATGATCGAACGGGTTGTTCGGATGCAAAAAGGTGTAGCGGCCAGCGCTTCAACACCGCCGCGTCATCAGATCAGGCCGCCTATTGGCTCGCCCAAATAATCTTTGCCATGAAAACAACGTCACTCACGTTGAGTGTGCGGTCGTCATAGTCTGGATTGAGCGATGTAAGCTCAATGGATGTTGGTGTCTGTTTGGTGAGAAGTTTGGCGAGCACTTCGCCTTCCTGTGTTTTAACAACAACGCGATCACCACGCCGGACATTCGCCGCAGGCGACACAATTACCCGGTCCCCATGTCTGTAAAGCGGCACCATACTGTCGCCGCTAATCTCTAGAGCATAGGCGTTCGGGTCGCCCACGTCGGAAAAGCTGATCTCATCAAAGCCGCCGCCGACAGGAAATCCTGCATCATCAAAGAACCCGCCATCGCCCGCCTGTGCCATGCCGATGACTGGAATGAGCGACAAGGCTGAGGTGCCTGACCCGCCCGATCCAGCAAGCGATGAAAACTCGTCCAGTGTCGCGCCGGTGGCCGCCAAGATCTTTGACAGGCTTTCAGTGCTTGGCCAGCGCAGCCGTCCCGAGGCGGTGCGG
The DNA window shown above is from Parvibaculaceae bacterium PLY_AMNH_Bact1 and carries:
- a CDS encoding HAMP domain-containing sensor histidine kinase (Derived by automated computational analysis using gene prediction method: Protein Homology.) is translated as MSLSAEPSKISNSADDGASAEPAAVQSPAVDPRIEAEQVRRLFDLGKSGSILIFIALMAVWLPFFGTSSVAEFMIPFGLLVASQSAFNLLRSRYHSDETHEISPKTWGDRYTRICLLSGGAWGVAGVLWLPDAPFASQAIFGVVVAGLCLNTVISRHVYPSAMLGYTTAAALPGMVTLLIGAGWEGQFMAALSSLMWIALYSATKTLHLTSVSAIALQLKNEELVSGLADAKAEAEKKAKDAETAYAVARKAARSRQDFLSMVTHEIRSPLASLSGLAHMLEATELDEKQRSYSRGVEESSRLLNRLVDDLSDLTEMEALSIKLRPTDLSPMEIAQAAIHVTRHDASSRKLSIEVDELPGTPKTIHNDPDRVKQALVNLIVRALRTTEVGGVMVRLSPVDIDEEVGVRFSVTDTGAGMPSEEAARLFSSLDNEGEHAPLKRRDVNLTICDRLVRLMGGRAGADSMIGGGFTAWFVLGPDISQRPKQRPGQTVNQDQTAPNTGQVLDFDRIYELEQDLGTARIADHLGEAIHAIADLQKALSDAVRRSDHRTLRAIAESLAIEANAIGLTGLSGGASHLLDDLPDATRDQVLSDRVGQLEAKFKSGANALTRAYPALAG
- a CDS encoding lysine--tRNA ligase (Derived by automated computational analysis using gene prediction method: Protein Homology. GO_function: GO:0000049 - tRNA binding [Evidence IEA]; GO_function: GO:0004824 - lysine-tRNA ligase activity [Evidence IEA]; GO_function: GO:0005524 - ATP binding [Evidence IEA]; GO_process: GO:0006430 - lysyl-tRNA aminoacylation [Evidence IEA]), with product MSSDPSTASVPANLAELQDLGQSAKAWPFEEARKLVKRLEKQGSDKGEVLFETGYGPSGLPHIGTFGEVARTTMVRHAFQILMPDVPTKLLCFSDDMDGLRKVPDNVPNKEMLTEHLNRPLTKVPDPFGTHDSFGAHNNARLKAFLDSYGFEYEFASSTEYYASGRFDETLLKVLEKFDDILDIMLPTLRQERRGTYSPILPISPVTGEVLYVPLLERDASKGTVVFEDPANGEKTEVPITGGHCKLQWKADWAMRWAALKVDYEMAGKDLIDSVKLSNKITRVLGEQPPEGFNYELFLDENGEKISKSRGNGLTIDEWLRYASPESLSLFMYQAPRKAKRLYFDVIPKNVDEYLSHLSGFPGQEPKAQIGNPVWHIHEGTPPVSDVPISYSLLLNLVSASHSEDPAVLWGFIQNYAPEATPENHPKLNDLVGYAINYFHDFVKPNKSYRLMTDAERPAFEALVAKLEVADAHATGEELQSEVYEVGKTHDFENLRDWFKALYEVLLGESQGPRFGSFIALYGVKETSALIQRALAGEDLSEG
- a CDS encoding hypothetical protein (Derived by automated computational analysis using gene prediction method: GeneMarkS-2+.) produces the protein MIPPMFGCLKHLVMAGSLVLALSACVGSPDSNDRFAQCSSLIDRVDQRIADKQVGDAEAAPVDGFPFLRVNRFLASFRDDVEESAAFEEWVRRLRALDREGRAVELRNLGAADIIPTLDECAELLLARGFKDADFKSRLLTAVRPPHHYNDWVRAAGLYPLTHVGVALGFDRWKADNLPAFDIDPLGWNGSETRYTLPVSSDLRLHDVAAFIDLSAQNSFSIPDISGSVLMRLVEAYAPVFAVQETTDADEIGRPYLSGEGAAPHTDPKDPVVYVRLSHTRMDGEVLPQLVYTVWFPERPTEGAFDILGGALDGLVWRVTLDRQGRPLIYDSFHSCGCYHLFFPTALIKRVPVAEDDDLREEPLTPMPAPQLRPGERTVLHIASGSHYLRGLSTTATWADATTLRVIDEHAAPAFGLRSLATGGQKRRSLFSPDGIVAGTERTERFILWPMGISSPGAMRQWGTHATAFVGTRHADDPYLFDEAFKR
- a CDS encoding hypothetical protein (Derived by automated computational analysis using gene prediction method: GeneMarkS-2+.); protein product: MTLPGRVLIGIALLLMTPTAGSALSDLATAREVFASGDFLRAADEARSAETAEGLALAARAGLVHADLVAAPQDRLKFIEQAEEDARAAIAAEPDFAEGHLQLAVALGFKARQEGRLTAHAEGYADEARAHLEYVAVREPDNPWMLALLGGWHLEISEVGGFLGRTIYGAEVEVGINAYDQALTLRPDDLVIVYQCALQLAALGDEPFKRRAATLLKETKLPENPDALETLTFERMHVLKDALATGNNAMIERVVRMQKGVAASASTPPRHQIRPPIGSPK
- a CDS encoding helix-turn-helix transcriptional regulator (Derived by automated computational analysis using gene prediction method: Protein Homology.), whose translation is MTDSLSHGAVWAAIDTLADRYGHSPSGLARLAGLDPTTFNKSKRRTASGRLRWPSTESLSKILAATGATLDEFSSLAGSGGSGTSALSLIPVIGMAQAGDGGFFDDAGFPVGGGFDEISFSDVGDPNAYALEISGDSMVPLYRHGDRVIVSPAANVRRGDRVVVKTQEGEVLAKLLTKQTPTSIELTSLNPDYDDRTLNVSDVVFMAKIIWASQ